From the genome of Streptomyces sp. NBC_01142:
CGGCTCCAACACCGCCGCGGACCACATCAAGGCCACGCAGCTGGCCCTGGCCCAGCTGCCGAAACGGTTCCGACGGGGACGGCAGACGCTGATCCGCACCGACTCCGGAGGCGGCACCCACGAGTTCGTCGCCTGGCTCACCAGGCGCGGGCGGTGGCTGTCGTACTCGGTCGGCATGACCATCACCGACGCCATCCAGCAGGCCGTCCTGAAGGTCCCGGCCTCGGCGTGGAGTCCGGCCGTCGAACCTGACGGCGGCATCCGCGACGGCGCCTGGGTGGCCGAACTCGCCGGGCGACTGCCTGGCCGGGCTGGCCGAAGGGGATGCGGCTGATCGTCCGCAAAGAACGCCCGCACCCCTGTGCCCAGTTGTGCTTCGCCGACGCCGACGGCATGCGGCTGACCTGCTTTGCCACCAACACCGCCGGCGCACCCATCGCGAACCTGGAACTGCGCCACCGTCAGAAGGCCCGGGCCGAGGGACACATCCGACCGGCCTGCGCAACCTCCCCTCCACAAGGATCTATGACACATAGACATACGCCAGGGGATGTTTCCAGCCAACCACCGGAGATACATTGCCGCCCCCGGTCACGATCACCAGGGCGTGGCGCACCCTGATCGCGGCGCTGTTGATGGGTTTGGCCGTCAACAGCATGCCCTGCACAGCCATGGCGGCGGTGCAGGTGACCATGTAGCTAAGCCGACCAACGAATCTGACTTCCTCGCTTCGAGACTTGGAAAATTCATCTCCCTGGCTCGCGGACAAGGAGATCGGAAAGCAGTCCGACCTGCCGCGAACGGCGTCCAGGCAAGGAAGTTAGGACTAGATGCGGAGATGCAGATATGAGGGTGGCGCTGGTCTCGTCTAATTCGTACGGCCTATCGGGACGCGAACTGCAGATCCTGCACCTAATCGGTGAAGGATATTCAAACAGGGGGATCGCAGAGCAGCTCATCATTAGCCAGCGCACGGTAGAGAGGCATGTTTCGGTAATCATGCATAAAATGCATCTCTCCGGGTCTCCGAATGTAAACAATCGCGTATTGGCGGCAGTCACCTGGTTGAGAAGCCAATACTCGTCCACGTAACGGCCACTACCGGACCGCCAACTTGGTGATGGGCTCACTCCGTCTCTCACAAATGAGTTGAGAGAGGTGCCCTGACCGCTCCGTGAGCGACACGTCGGCCCAGGCGCGGAAGCCATCCCCGCTGTTGACCTGTCGCAGCGAAGACGCCTCACGAAGCTAAGACCGTGTCCTACATGGTGAGGGTGCGGAAGCGTTTGTAGCAGCAGATGGCGGCTGCCAGCCCGAGAAAGGCCAGGTAGTTGCCCGGGTGGCGCTCGTA
Proteins encoded in this window:
- a CDS encoding LuxR C-terminal-related transcriptional regulator, with the protein product MRVALVSSNSYGLSGRELQILHLIGEGYSNRGIAEQLIISQRTVERHVSVIMHKMHLSGSPNVNNRVLAAVTWLRSQYSST